In Acinetobacter pittii, one genomic interval encodes:
- a CDS encoding Sbal_3080 family lipoprotein, translating to MKKILAVSLVGLGLVGCTSIQVNNATGFNPDSIRQVCIIDNPKVIIKDFNQIVERSFARYNIDAKTYKDTDNLSLCQTTLNYTATRSWDFAPYMVAARFNLLQNGRQVSEASFNLRGNGGLALNKWRSTETKINELVDQLLNKAPAK from the coding sequence ATGAAGAAAATATTGGCTGTTAGTTTAGTGGGTCTGGGTTTGGTGGGGTGTACATCAATACAAGTTAATAATGCTACTGGTTTTAACCCAGATTCTATTCGACAGGTTTGTATTATTGATAATCCCAAGGTAATTATTAAAGATTTCAATCAAATCGTTGAGCGTAGTTTCGCTCGTTATAATATCGATGCGAAAACATATAAAGACACTGACAACTTAAGCTTGTGTCAAACCACTCTAAATTACACAGCTACTAGATCATGGGACTTTGCGCCATACATGGTTGCTGCGAGATTCAATTTACTGCAAAACGGTCGTCAAGTTTCAGAAGCTTCATTTAATTTACGCGGTAATGGTGGTTTAGCTCTAAACAAGTGGCGTAGCACTGAGACAAAAATTAATGAATTAGTTGATCAGCTTCTAAATAAAGCACCTGCAAAGTGA
- a CDS encoding phage tail tube protein — MSSGAKIRLYACEEAVLGTTPANPVWYTVRRVTDSLTENVTTEDSSEVVDSRFRQGAVVTEAEVTGQLEFELSLGTFDLFLNVLAFNNWAANALSFGGGVRKSLTLVKVFEDIGQVFIYRGIQVNTGEMTIQTTGKITGNFGLVGSSFTRQQVNPVTNPIPASTRPLVSMPNVEKLLINGQSIQGKACLQTLTINFSNNLEAIRCIGSGKYTPEFYLEKMMDIGVNANFMFSATSAAWIDAIKTRDVFTLTFDITDTKASKYSFNFPQLEVKEANHPDGGGDDIITIDINFAQVRTTPTIVRALV, encoded by the coding sequence ATGAGTTCAGGCGCAAAAATTCGATTATATGCTTGTGAAGAAGCAGTATTAGGGACAACTCCAGCAAATCCAGTCTGGTACACCGTTCGCCGTGTTACTGATAGTTTGACTGAAAATGTAACAACTGAAGATAGCAGTGAAGTAGTTGATTCACGTTTTCGCCAAGGTGCTGTTGTAACGGAAGCCGAAGTAACTGGTCAACTAGAGTTTGAATTATCACTCGGTACCTTTGACTTATTCTTAAATGTTCTTGCTTTCAATAACTGGGCTGCAAATGCTTTAAGTTTTGGTGGTGGAGTACGTAAGTCTCTTACCTTGGTAAAAGTCTTTGAAGATATAGGTCAAGTCTTTATTTACCGCGGTATTCAAGTGAATACAGGTGAAATGACGATCCAGACCACAGGCAAAATCACTGGTAACTTTGGTTTAGTAGGTAGCTCATTTACGCGACAGCAGGTTAATCCTGTTACCAATCCTATTCCAGCATCCACTCGCCCTCTGGTGAGTATGCCGAATGTTGAAAAGCTACTTATTAATGGCCAATCAATTCAAGGTAAAGCTTGTCTACAAACCCTCACTATTAATTTTAGTAATAATCTTGAAGCAATTCGCTGTATCGGTTCAGGTAAGTACACACCAGAGTTTTACTTAGAGAAAATGATGGATATTGGCGTTAATGCTAATTTCATGTTCTCGGCAACTTCTGCAGCTTGGATTGATGCAATTAAAACACGTGATGTATTTACACTAACCTTCGATATTACAGACACCAAAGCAAGTAAGTACTCGTTTAATTTTCCGCAACTTGAAGTCAAGGAAGCGAACCATCCAGATGGTGGAGGAGATGACATCATTACAATTGATATCAACTTTGCCCAAGTCCGCACAACTCCAACAATTGTGCGTGCTCTTGTGTAA
- a CDS encoding pyocin knob domain-containing protein, with the protein MANLVFKFNWDHRPYPFNSSQGKMQFMLPFASGIPNLNPQLSQVQGAGTAAGGTLTTSYSDDTIGRVLRVGDFGLGKPLRNTDAGGTNLNDLTTVGFYGNDTFASATMALNFPETSTVGTLIVTSIAGSNTYRNQLYISASSGRIWYRSTSDLATWTPWKRLIDSSSGDYQRLLNNGFATSKLLTASPLADNDSGGTYIGLQSVGANAQAAGDYPVNIAQFIIGMNTGNASEHTANISIGTSANYFGFRRKTYQGAYSQWYALRGEHNTTVDGSGFIKAASPVVKLFSDYIELNTDAEKQPITFEKHGIGDYLIKGSLGFAQEGWYVEVPKDANGNTVVAVVYETLENGDISIKTYKRKFDLEQAAIVADLENPMDIPFSRWIDIRLHEEPESEPEEPLSETPAEFQPTNLSQAVAAAMEGIEPPEIQDTNETL; encoded by the coding sequence TGCATCTGGAATTCCAAATTTAAATCCTCAGCTGTCTCAAGTTCAGGGAGCGGGAACAGCAGCTGGAGGGACACTTACTACATCTTATTCAGATGATACGATTGGTCGCGTTCTTAGAGTGGGAGATTTTGGTTTAGGTAAACCACTTCGAAATACGGATGCTGGTGGAACTAATTTAAATGATCTGACTACAGTTGGTTTCTATGGTAATGATACATTCGCTAGCGCAACCATGGCTCTAAACTTTCCAGAAACTAGTACAGTGGGCACTCTGATCGTTACAAGTATTGCAGGATCAAACACTTACCGAAATCAACTTTATATTTCTGCTTCGAGCGGCCGTATCTGGTATCGATCCACTTCAGATTTAGCAACGTGGACACCATGGAAGCGGTTAATTGATTCTAGCTCAGGGGATTACCAGCGTTTACTAAATAATGGTTTCGCAACAAGTAAATTATTAACAGCTTCTCCTTTAGCAGACAATGATAGTGGTGGAACATACATAGGTTTACAAAGTGTTGGGGCTAATGCTCAGGCAGCAGGCGATTACCCTGTAAATATTGCTCAATTTATTATCGGTATGAATACTGGTAATGCGAGTGAGCATACTGCAAATATTAGTATCGGAACTTCTGCTAATTACTTCGGATTCAGAAGAAAGACTTATCAAGGCGCTTACTCACAGTGGTATGCATTACGTGGTGAACATAACACCACGGTTGATGGATCAGGATTCATCAAAGCCGCGTCTCCAGTTGTAAAACTATTCAGTGATTATATTGAACTGAATACTGATGCCGAAAAACAGCCAATTACTTTCGAAAAGCATGGAATTGGTGATTACCTGATTAAAGGCTCACTAGGGTTTGCACAGGAAGGTTGGTATGTCGAAGTACCGAAAGATGCCAATGGCAATACGGTTGTCGCCGTTGTCTATGAAACGCTAGAGAATGGTGATATTTCCATTAAAACCTACAAACGTAAGTTTGATCTGGAACAGGCTGCAATTGTGGCTGATCTGGAAAACCCTATGGATATTCCTTTCTCTCGCTGGATCGATATCCGTTTACATGAGGAACCAGAGTCAGAACCGGAAGAACCCTTAAGTGAAACACCTGCTGAGTTCCAGCCCACTAACTTATCTCAAGCTGTAGCTGCTGCAATGGAAGGTATTGAACCACCAGAAATACAGGACACAAACGAAACACTTTAA